One Hippoglossus hippoglossus isolate fHipHip1 chromosome 5, fHipHip1.pri, whole genome shotgun sequence genomic window carries:
- the LOC117762025 gene encoding SRSF protein kinase 2-like isoform X1: MSSSYAAAISSLITASTFNPTITPRRRPSPRAAGRPSLQPKKSPHHPPAVQIHPHSPEPLVSDEEQEENPADYGIGGYYLVEIEEIFVGRYQVVRKLGWGHFSTVWLCWDMEKGHFVALKVVKSAQIYTETALDEIKLLKCVRDSDPKDPKRERIVHLIDDFRISGANGEHVCMVLEVLGHQLLRWIIKSNYTGLPLPCVKSILRQVLQGLDYLHTKCKIIHTDIKPENILLRVDEVYIQKLASNTKLWQLPVSSAISSSPVNGGLREKKSLSNFFGKLTGVFHTLGEWSNKVSRSPINRLTRKDRSRRGQENQSDLKQKDKPHLTFTDVTPPSSTYSSTCQTQLSGPNLTLRRRTLLLEDGLDLAPFSNRDSICSWPDLKRDAPVSGSRSALLHQTADKEPPPPSSSSPCGFSDSDTLPLDLLKPQNADKILIKIADLGNACWVRKHFTEDIQTCQYRSVEVLIGAEYDTPADIWSTACMAFELVTGDYLFDPQSGATFSREEDHIAHIIELLGPLPSQFALSGRNSKQYFNRKGQLRHISKLKSWSLFEILQDKYEWPQEEAVNFSSFLLTMLELLPEKRATAAQCLKHPWIIS, encoded by the exons ATGTCGTCATCATATGCTGCTGCCATATCATCCCTCATCACAGCCAGCACCTTTAATCCAACCATCACACCCAGGCGTCGCCCCTCCCCACGCGCAGCGGGGAGACCTTCCCTCCAGCCCAAAAAATCCCCTCACCACCCTCCAGCTGTACAGATACACCCTCATTCACCGGAGCCTCTGGTGTcggacgaggagcaggaggagaatcCTGCAGATTATGGCATAG GTGGTTATTACCTGGTTGAGATCGAAGAGATCTTTGTTGGCCGTTATCAAGTGGTCAGAAAGTTGGGATGGGGTCACTTCTCTACTGTGTGGCTCTGCTGGGATATGGA GAAAGGGCATTTTGTGGCTCTGAAGGTGGTGAAGAGTGCTCAAATCTACACAGAGACGGCACTGGATGAGATCAAACTTCTGAAATGT GTGAGGGACAGTGACCCCAAAGATCCTAAACGAGAAAGAATCGTGCACCTCATCGATGACTTCAGGATCTCTGGAGCCAATGGTGAGC ATGTGTGCATGGTTCTGGAGGTTCTTGGCCACCAGCTGCTGAGGTGGATCATCAAATCCAACTACACTGGCCTCCCTCTGCCCTGCGTTAAGAGCATCCTCAGACAG GTTCTGCAGGGTTTAGATTACTTGCACACTAAATGCAAGATTATCCACACAGACATCAAGCCAGAAAACATCCTCCTGAGGGTGGACGAGGTTTATATTCAGAAACTGGCTTCCAACACCAAGCTATGGCAGCTGCCAGTGTCCTCTGCTATCTCTAGCTCCCCAG TTAACGGAGGCCTCAGGGAAAAGAAG AGTTTGTCCAACTTTTTCGGGAAGCTGACGGGAGTTTTCCACACTCTTGGGGAGTGG TCTAACAAAGTCTCCAGGAGCCCGATTAACCGACTGACGAGGAAAGACAGGAGTCGACGAGGACAGGAGAACCAATCTGAcctcaaacagaaagacaaacctcATCTGACATTTACCGATGTCACGCCTCCCTCCAGCACCTACAGCTCCACCTGTCAGACTCAGCTCTCAGGTCCTAACCTCACATTAAGGAGGAGGACCCTGCTGCTGGAGGATGGACTGGACTTGGCTCCATTCAGCAACAGAGACTCCATCTGCTCGTGGCCAGACCTCAAAAGAGATGCTCCTGTCTCTGGCTCCAGGTCAGCATTATTACATCAGACTGCTGACAAAGAGCCACCTCCACCTTCATCATCCTCCCCCTGTG GTTTCAGTGACTCTGACACTTTACCTTTGGATCTACTGAAGCCACAGAATGCTGATAAAATCCTCATTAAGATTGCTGACCTGGGCAACGCCTGCTGGGTG CGCAAACACTTCACTGAGGACATCCAGACGTGTCAGTACCGCTCTGTGGAGGTCTTGATCGGCGCTGAATACGACACACCAGCCGACATCTGGAGCACTGCCTGCATG GCTTTTGAGCTGGTGACTGGGGACTATTTGTTTGACCCCCAATCAGGAGCAACATTCTCCCGAGAGGAAG ATCACATTGCCCACATCATTGAGCTGCTGGGACCCCTGCCATCCCAGTTTGCCCTCTCAGGGAGAAATTCCAAACAATACTTCAATCGTAAAG GACAACTTCGACACATCTCAAAGCTCAAGTCATGGAGCTTGTTTGAAATCCTACAAGATAAGTACGAGTGGCCTCAGGAGGAAGCCGTCAACTTCAGCTCTTTCCTCTTGACCATGTTAGAGCTGCTGCCAGAGAAAAGAGCCACCGCTGCCCAGTGTCTGAAACACCCCTGGATCATCTCCTAG
- the grm6b gene encoding glutamate receptor, metabotropic 6b isoform X1 — protein MTSEDRSSHQCFWLGSLCGHRMWAGLLWVLLLLGTIPSSWAQQGAQPQSIKIEGDITLGGLFPVHSRGPAGVPCGEVKREKGIHRLEAMLYALDQINSDPDLLPNITLGARILDTCSRDTYALEQSLTFVQALIQKDTSDVRCSNGEPPIIPKPERVVGVIGASGSAVSIMVANVLRLFSIPQISYASTAPELSDKSRYEFFSRVVPPDSYQAQAMVDIVKAMGWNYVSTLASEGNYGESGVDAFLQISREAGGVCIGQSIKIPREPRHGEFDKIIKRLMETSNARGVIIFANEDDIKRVLQAAKIANLTGHFLFVGSDSWGAKSSPIQDQEEVAEGAVTILPKRASIDGFDQYFSTRSLENNRRNIWFAEFWEDDFKCKLTRPGIKYEPGRRKCTGEERISQDSQYEQEGKVQFVIDAVYAMAHALHSMHIDLCPGFMGVCEKMDPVEGQMLLQYIHSVSFNGSAGTGVMFNENGDAPGRYDIFQYQLSNVSNPGYKDIGQWTNQLRLNAEEMQWSGGDRKVPESVCSFPCESGERKKMVKGVPCCWHCEFCDGYQYLLDEFSCDMCPFDMRPFKNRTGCQDTPIIKLEWSSPWAIIPVFLAILGILATTGVIVTFIRFNDTPIVRASGRELSYVLLTGIFLIYLITFLMIAEPSVPVCAFRRLLLGLGMCISYSAMLTKTNRIYRIFEQGKKSVSPPKFISPTSQLIITFILISVQLLGVFIWFGVMPPHTIIDYEEQKPPNPELARGVLKCDMSDLSLILCLSYSIVLMITCTVYAIKSRGVPETFNEAKPIGFTMYTTCIVWLAFVPIFFGTAQSTEKMFIQTTTLTVSMSLSATVSLGMLYIPKVYVIIFHPEQNVQKRKRSFKAVVQAATVSTHLSQKSNDKPNGESKIVPDRSQ, from the exons atgacatcagAGGACCGCTCTTCCCATCAGTGCTTCTGGCTCGGGTCACTATGTGGACACAGGATGTGGGCTGGGCTGCTgtgggtgctgctgctgctgggtacCATCCCCAGCTCGTGGGCTCAGCAGGGCGCCCAGCCCCAGTCCATCAAAATCGAGGGCGACATCACCCTGGGCGGCCTGTTCCCGGTGCATTCCCGAGGGCCTGCCGGGGTGCCCTGCGGGGAGGttaagagagagaaggggatcCACCGACTGGAGGCCATGCTGTACGCCTTGGACCAGATCAACAGTGACCCAGACCTGCTGCCCAACATCACTCTGGGGGCCCGGATCCTGGACACCTGCTCCAGAGACACCTACGCCCTGGAGCAGTCTCTCACCTTTGTCCAGGCCCTCATCCAGAAGGACACCTCGGACGTTCGCTGCTCGAACGGAGAGCCCCCCATCATCCCCAAACCAGAGAGGGTGGTCGGGGTGATCGGGGCATCTGGCAGCGCGGTGTCCATCATGGTGGCCAATGTGCTCAGACTGTTCTCG ATCCCCCAGATCAGCTACGCCTCCACGGCTCCGGAGCTGAGCGACAAAAGCCGATACGAGTTCTTCTCCCGCGTGGTGCCACCTGATTCCTACCAGGCCCAGGCCATGGTGGACATCGTCAAAGCCATGGGCTGGAACTACGTCTCCACGTTGGCCTCCGAGGGCAACTACGGAGAGAGTGGCGTAGATGCCTTCCTCCAGATATCCAGAGAAGCAG GTGGGGTGTGCATTGGACAGTCCATAAAGATTCCCAGAGAACCCAGACATGGGGAGTTTGACAAAATCATCAAGAGACTGATGGAAACCTCTAACGCTCGTGGGGTGATAATCTTTGCCAACGAGGATGACATCAA GCGGGTATTGCAGGCTGCCAAAATAGCCAACCTGACAGGACACTTTCTGTTTGTCGGCTCTGACAGTTGGGGGGCCAAAAGCTCCCCGATTCAAGACCAGGAGGAGGTGGCAGAGGGCGCTGTCACCATCCTTCCCAAAAGAGCCTCTATTGATG GCTTTGACCAGTACTTCAGTACGAGATCTCTggaaaacaacaggagaaaCATCTGGTTTGCAGAATTCTGGGAGGATGACTTCAAGTGCAAACTAACTCGCCCCGGTATAAAATATGAACCTGGTAGAAGAAAATGTACAG GGGAGGAAAGAATCAGTCAAGACTCTCAGTACGAACAGGAGGGCAAGGTGCAGTTTGTGATTGATGCTGTGTATGCCATGGCCCACGCTTTACACAGCATGCACATAGACCTCTGCCCCGGCTTCATGGGCGTCTGCGAGAAGATGGACCCTGTGGAAGGACAAATGCTCCTTCAATACATTCACTCTGTCAGCTTCAACG GCAGCGCAGGAACTGGAGTCATGTTCAATGAGAATGGAGATGCTCCCGGTCGGTACGACATCTTCCAGTACCAACTGTCTAACGTCAGCAACCCCGGCTACAAGGATATTGGTCAATGGACAAACCAACTCCGACTCAAT GCTGAGGAGATGCAGTGGTCAGGTGGTGACCGCAAGGTCCCCGAATCAGTGTGCAGTTTCCCCTGCGAGTCTggtgagaggaagaaaatggtGAAGGGCGTTCCCTGCTGCTGGCACTGTGAGTTCTGCGATGGCTATCAGTACCTTCTGGATGAGTTCTCCTGTGACATGTGCCCGTTTGACATGAGGCCCTTCAAGAACCGCACTGGGTGCCAGGACACACCCATTATCAAGCTGGAGTGGAGCTCTCCCTGGGCCATCATCCCCGTCTTCCTGGCCATCCTGGGCATCCTGGCCACCACCGGAGTCATTGTGACCTTCATACGCTTTAACGACACGCCCATTGTGCGGGCCTCGGGCAGAGAGCTCAGCTACGTGTTGCTGACAGGCATCTTCCTCATCTACCTCATCACCTTCCTCATGATAGCTGAGCCCAGTGTGCCAGTGTGCGCCTTCCGCAGGCTGCTGTTGGGGCTTGGCATGTGCATCAGCTATTCTGCCATGCTCACCAAGACCAACCGGATTTACCGCATCTTCGAACAGGGCAAGAAGTCGGTCAGTCCTCCGAAATTCATCAGCCCCACCTCTCAGCTGATTATCACCTTTATACTCATCTCAGTACAG TTACTTGGGGTGTTCATCTGGTTCGGTGTGATGCCCCCCCACACCATCATCGACTACGAGGAGCAGAAGCCTCCAAACCCAGAGTTGGCCCGAGGAGTCCTTAAGTGTGACATGTCCGACCTGTCCCTCATCCTATGTCTGAGCTACAGTATCGTACTGATGATCACCTGCACGGTGTATGCCATTAAGAGTAGAGGAGTTCCTGAGACATTCAATGAGGCTAAGCCCATTGGCTTCACCATGTACACGACCTGCATCGTCTGGCTGGCTTTCGTACCCATCTTCTTTGGGACGGCACAGTCGACTGAGAAG ATGTTCATCCAGACCACCACGCTGACGGTGTCCATGAGCCTGAGCGCCACCGTGTCCCTGGGCATGCTCTACATCCCCAAGGTGTACGTCATCATCTTCCACCCGGAGCAGAACGTCCAGAAGAGAAAGCGCAGCTTCAAAGCCGTGGTGCAGGCGGCCACCGTGTCCACGCACCTGTCCCAGAAGTCCAACGACAAACCGAACGGAGAGTCCAAGATAGTGCCGGACAGATCCCAGTGA
- the LOC117762025 gene encoding SRSF protein kinase 2-like isoform X2, whose translation MSSSYAAAISSLITASTFNPTITPRRRPSPRAAGRPSLQPKKSPHHPPAVQIHPHSPEPLVSDEEQEENPADYGIGGYYLVEIEEIFVGRYQVVRKLGWGHFSTVWLCWDMEKGHFVALKVVKSAQIYTETALDEIKLLKCVRDSDPKDPKRERIVHLIDDFRISGANGEHVCMVLEVLGHQLLRWIIKSNYTGLPLPCVKSILRQSNKVSRSPINRLTRKDRSRRGQENQSDLKQKDKPHLTFTDVTPPSSTYSSTCQTQLSGPNLTLRRRTLLLEDGLDLAPFSNRDSICSWPDLKRDAPVSGSRSALLHQTADKEPPPPSSSSPCGFSDSDTLPLDLLKPQNADKILIKIADLGNACWVRKHFTEDIQTCQYRSVEVLIGAEYDTPADIWSTACMAFELVTGDYLFDPQSGATFSREEDHIAHIIELLGPLPSQFALSGRNSKQYFNRKGQLRHISKLKSWSLFEILQDKYEWPQEEAVNFSSFLLTMLELLPEKRATAAQCLKHPWIIS comes from the exons ATGTCGTCATCATATGCTGCTGCCATATCATCCCTCATCACAGCCAGCACCTTTAATCCAACCATCACACCCAGGCGTCGCCCCTCCCCACGCGCAGCGGGGAGACCTTCCCTCCAGCCCAAAAAATCCCCTCACCACCCTCCAGCTGTACAGATACACCCTCATTCACCGGAGCCTCTGGTGTcggacgaggagcaggaggagaatcCTGCAGATTATGGCATAG GTGGTTATTACCTGGTTGAGATCGAAGAGATCTTTGTTGGCCGTTATCAAGTGGTCAGAAAGTTGGGATGGGGTCACTTCTCTACTGTGTGGCTCTGCTGGGATATGGA GAAAGGGCATTTTGTGGCTCTGAAGGTGGTGAAGAGTGCTCAAATCTACACAGAGACGGCACTGGATGAGATCAAACTTCTGAAATGT GTGAGGGACAGTGACCCCAAAGATCCTAAACGAGAAAGAATCGTGCACCTCATCGATGACTTCAGGATCTCTGGAGCCAATGGTGAGC ATGTGTGCATGGTTCTGGAGGTTCTTGGCCACCAGCTGCTGAGGTGGATCATCAAATCCAACTACACTGGCCTCCCTCTGCCCTGCGTTAAGAGCATCCTCAGACAG TCTAACAAAGTCTCCAGGAGCCCGATTAACCGACTGACGAGGAAAGACAGGAGTCGACGAGGACAGGAGAACCAATCTGAcctcaaacagaaagacaaacctcATCTGACATTTACCGATGTCACGCCTCCCTCCAGCACCTACAGCTCCACCTGTCAGACTCAGCTCTCAGGTCCTAACCTCACATTAAGGAGGAGGACCCTGCTGCTGGAGGATGGACTGGACTTGGCTCCATTCAGCAACAGAGACTCCATCTGCTCGTGGCCAGACCTCAAAAGAGATGCTCCTGTCTCTGGCTCCAGGTCAGCATTATTACATCAGACTGCTGACAAAGAGCCACCTCCACCTTCATCATCCTCCCCCTGTG GTTTCAGTGACTCTGACACTTTACCTTTGGATCTACTGAAGCCACAGAATGCTGATAAAATCCTCATTAAGATTGCTGACCTGGGCAACGCCTGCTGGGTG CGCAAACACTTCACTGAGGACATCCAGACGTGTCAGTACCGCTCTGTGGAGGTCTTGATCGGCGCTGAATACGACACACCAGCCGACATCTGGAGCACTGCCTGCATG GCTTTTGAGCTGGTGACTGGGGACTATTTGTTTGACCCCCAATCAGGAGCAACATTCTCCCGAGAGGAAG ATCACATTGCCCACATCATTGAGCTGCTGGGACCCCTGCCATCCCAGTTTGCCCTCTCAGGGAGAAATTCCAAACAATACTTCAATCGTAAAG GACAACTTCGACACATCTCAAAGCTCAAGTCATGGAGCTTGTTTGAAATCCTACAAGATAAGTACGAGTGGCCTCAGGAGGAAGCCGTCAACTTCAGCTCTTTCCTCTTGACCATGTTAGAGCTGCTGCCAGAGAAAAGAGCCACCGCTGCCCAGTGTCTGAAACACCCCTGGATCATCTCCTAG
- the comtb gene encoding catechol O-methyltransferase B, translating into MLTFSRGLGAERKRREELVSVKASICPAVGETDFLLSARGGEKKGGSGTRSHMMWLILIYSCTGGAALLYALYRWVIPAAVQYHGGLALLWHDVIVERMLDTLTQSTRPQRLLSAVQKNATRGDPRSVVRAIDHFCRHKEWAMNVGDEKGCILDSVVTEVNPHTVLELGTYCGYSTVRLASLLPPHAKLITLEFNPDYAAVARQVIAWAGVEEKVQLVEGASGDWIPKLKEQFGIKTFDLVFLDHWKDRYLPDTKLIEECGLLRKGSVLLADNVICPGTPDYLEYVRSSPRYKSQYFKSHLEYTKVEDGLEKSVFLG; encoded by the exons ATGCTCACATTCAGCAGAGGTCTGGGGGctgaaaggaagaggagggaggagttaGTCTCTGTGAAGGCGAGCATATGTCCAGCAGTTGGAGAAACAGATTTTCTTCTCTCAGCTCGAGGGGGtgagaagaaaggagggagtGGTACCCGCTCTCACat GATGTGGCTGATTCTTATTTACAGTTGCACCGGCGGAGCAGCGCTTCTGTATGCTCTGTACAGATGGGTGATCCCTGCCGCTGTTCAGTATCATGGCGGGTTGGCGCTGCTTTGGCATGATGTCATCGTGGAGCGCATGCTGGACACACTGACCCAGTCCACTCGTCCTCAG CGGCTCCTGAGTGCAGTTCAGAAGAACGCCACTAGAGGGGACCCTCGCAGCGTGGTCAGAGCCATAGATCACTTCTGCAGACACAAGGAGTGGGCCATGAATGTGGGGGATGAGAAAG GCTGCATTCTGGACTCAGTGGTGACTGAGGTGAACCCACACACTGTGTTGGAGCTGGGAACCTACTGTGGCTACTCCACGGTGCGGCTTGCCAGCCTGCTGCCCCCTCATGCCAAACTCATCACTCTTGAGTTTAACCCAGACTATGCTGCAGTTGCTCGTCAAGTCATTGCCTGGGCAGGAGTAGAGGAGAAG GTGCAGTTAGTCGAAGGCGCCTCTGGCGACTGGATCCCCAAATTGAAGGAGCAGTTTGGGATTAAAACCTTTGATCTGGTTTTCCTGGATCACTGGAAGGATCGCTACCTTCCTGACACGAAGCTGATCGAG GAGTGCGGCCTCCTCCGGAAAGGCAGCGTCCTGCTGGCGGACAACGTCATCTGCCCCGGAACTCCTGACTACCTGGAGTACGTCCGGAGCAGCCCGCGATACAAAAGCCAATACTTCAAATCTCACCTGGAGTACACCAAAGTGGAGGACGGCTTGGAGAAGTCTGTCTTCTTAGGGTAG
- the grm6b gene encoding glutamate receptor, metabotropic 6b isoform X2, producing MTSEDRSSHQCFWLGSLCGHRMWAGLLWVLLLLGTIPSSWAQQGAQPQSIKIEGDITLGGLFPVHSRGPAGVPCGEVKREKGIHRLEAMLYALDQINSDPDLLPNITLGARILDTCSRDTYALEQSLTFVQALIQKDTSDVRCSNGEPPIIPKPERVVGVIGASGSAVSIMVANVLRLFQIPQISYASTAPELSDKSRYEFFSRVVPPDSYQAQAMVDIVKAMGWNYVSTLASEGNYGESGVDAFLQISREAGGVCIGQSIKIPREPRHGEFDKIIKRLMETSNARGVIIFANEDDIKRVLQAAKIANLTGHFLFVGSDSWGAKSSPIQDQEEVAEGAVTILPKRASIDGFDQYFSTRSLENNRRNIWFAEFWEDDFKCKLTRPGIKYEPGRRKCTGEERISQDSQYEQEGKVQFVIDAVYAMAHALHSMHIDLCPGFMGVCEKMDPVEGQMLLQYIHSVSFNGSAGTGVMFNENGDAPGRYDIFQYQLSNVSNPGYKDIGQWTNQLRLNAEEMQWSGGDRKVPESVCSFPCESGERKKMVKGVPCCWHCEFCDGYQYLLDEFSCDMCPFDMRPFKNRTGCQDTPIIKLEWSSPWAIIPVFLAILGILATTGVIVTFIRFNDTPIVRASGRELSYVLLTGIFLIYLITFLMIAEPSVPVCAFRRLLLGLGMCISYSAMLTKTNRIYRIFEQGKKSVSPPKFISPTSQLIITFILISVQLLGVFIWFGVMPPHTIIDYEEQKPPNPELARGVLKCDMSDLSLILCLSYSIVLMITCTVYAIKSRGVPETFNEAKPIGFTMYTTCIVWLAFVPIFFGTAQSTEKMFIQTTTLTVSMSLSATVSLGMLYIPKVYVIIFHPEQNVQKRKRSFKAVVQAATVSTHLSQKSNDKPNGESKIVPDRSQ from the exons atgacatcagAGGACCGCTCTTCCCATCAGTGCTTCTGGCTCGGGTCACTATGTGGACACAGGATGTGGGCTGGGCTGCTgtgggtgctgctgctgctgggtacCATCCCCAGCTCGTGGGCTCAGCAGGGCGCCCAGCCCCAGTCCATCAAAATCGAGGGCGACATCACCCTGGGCGGCCTGTTCCCGGTGCATTCCCGAGGGCCTGCCGGGGTGCCCTGCGGGGAGGttaagagagagaaggggatcCACCGACTGGAGGCCATGCTGTACGCCTTGGACCAGATCAACAGTGACCCAGACCTGCTGCCCAACATCACTCTGGGGGCCCGGATCCTGGACACCTGCTCCAGAGACACCTACGCCCTGGAGCAGTCTCTCACCTTTGTCCAGGCCCTCATCCAGAAGGACACCTCGGACGTTCGCTGCTCGAACGGAGAGCCCCCCATCATCCCCAAACCAGAGAGGGTGGTCGGGGTGATCGGGGCATCTGGCAGCGCGGTGTCCATCATGGTGGCCAATGTGCTCAGACTGTTC CAGATCCCCCAGATCAGCTACGCCTCCACGGCTCCGGAGCTGAGCGACAAAAGCCGATACGAGTTCTTCTCCCGCGTGGTGCCACCTGATTCCTACCAGGCCCAGGCCATGGTGGACATCGTCAAAGCCATGGGCTGGAACTACGTCTCCACGTTGGCCTCCGAGGGCAACTACGGAGAGAGTGGCGTAGATGCCTTCCTCCAGATATCCAGAGAAGCAG GTGGGGTGTGCATTGGACAGTCCATAAAGATTCCCAGAGAACCCAGACATGGGGAGTTTGACAAAATCATCAAGAGACTGATGGAAACCTCTAACGCTCGTGGGGTGATAATCTTTGCCAACGAGGATGACATCAA GCGGGTATTGCAGGCTGCCAAAATAGCCAACCTGACAGGACACTTTCTGTTTGTCGGCTCTGACAGTTGGGGGGCCAAAAGCTCCCCGATTCAAGACCAGGAGGAGGTGGCAGAGGGCGCTGTCACCATCCTTCCCAAAAGAGCCTCTATTGATG GCTTTGACCAGTACTTCAGTACGAGATCTCTggaaaacaacaggagaaaCATCTGGTTTGCAGAATTCTGGGAGGATGACTTCAAGTGCAAACTAACTCGCCCCGGTATAAAATATGAACCTGGTAGAAGAAAATGTACAG GGGAGGAAAGAATCAGTCAAGACTCTCAGTACGAACAGGAGGGCAAGGTGCAGTTTGTGATTGATGCTGTGTATGCCATGGCCCACGCTTTACACAGCATGCACATAGACCTCTGCCCCGGCTTCATGGGCGTCTGCGAGAAGATGGACCCTGTGGAAGGACAAATGCTCCTTCAATACATTCACTCTGTCAGCTTCAACG GCAGCGCAGGAACTGGAGTCATGTTCAATGAGAATGGAGATGCTCCCGGTCGGTACGACATCTTCCAGTACCAACTGTCTAACGTCAGCAACCCCGGCTACAAGGATATTGGTCAATGGACAAACCAACTCCGACTCAAT GCTGAGGAGATGCAGTGGTCAGGTGGTGACCGCAAGGTCCCCGAATCAGTGTGCAGTTTCCCCTGCGAGTCTggtgagaggaagaaaatggtGAAGGGCGTTCCCTGCTGCTGGCACTGTGAGTTCTGCGATGGCTATCAGTACCTTCTGGATGAGTTCTCCTGTGACATGTGCCCGTTTGACATGAGGCCCTTCAAGAACCGCACTGGGTGCCAGGACACACCCATTATCAAGCTGGAGTGGAGCTCTCCCTGGGCCATCATCCCCGTCTTCCTGGCCATCCTGGGCATCCTGGCCACCACCGGAGTCATTGTGACCTTCATACGCTTTAACGACACGCCCATTGTGCGGGCCTCGGGCAGAGAGCTCAGCTACGTGTTGCTGACAGGCATCTTCCTCATCTACCTCATCACCTTCCTCATGATAGCTGAGCCCAGTGTGCCAGTGTGCGCCTTCCGCAGGCTGCTGTTGGGGCTTGGCATGTGCATCAGCTATTCTGCCATGCTCACCAAGACCAACCGGATTTACCGCATCTTCGAACAGGGCAAGAAGTCGGTCAGTCCTCCGAAATTCATCAGCCCCACCTCTCAGCTGATTATCACCTTTATACTCATCTCAGTACAG TTACTTGGGGTGTTCATCTGGTTCGGTGTGATGCCCCCCCACACCATCATCGACTACGAGGAGCAGAAGCCTCCAAACCCAGAGTTGGCCCGAGGAGTCCTTAAGTGTGACATGTCCGACCTGTCCCTCATCCTATGTCTGAGCTACAGTATCGTACTGATGATCACCTGCACGGTGTATGCCATTAAGAGTAGAGGAGTTCCTGAGACATTCAATGAGGCTAAGCCCATTGGCTTCACCATGTACACGACCTGCATCGTCTGGCTGGCTTTCGTACCCATCTTCTTTGGGACGGCACAGTCGACTGAGAAG ATGTTCATCCAGACCACCACGCTGACGGTGTCCATGAGCCTGAGCGCCACCGTGTCCCTGGGCATGCTCTACATCCCCAAGGTGTACGTCATCATCTTCCACCCGGAGCAGAACGTCCAGAAGAGAAAGCGCAGCTTCAAAGCCGTGGTGCAGGCGGCCACCGTGTCCACGCACCTGTCCCAGAAGTCCAACGACAAACCGAACGGAGAGTCCAAGATAGTGCCGGACAGATCCCAGTGA